The sequence GCGCGGTCGATTGCACCGCGGTCTCGGCGATCAGGTCGACCTCCATCGGCGGATTGTCGAAGCGGCGCTCGCCCGCGGTCCACTGGACCGAGAGCAGGCCGATGACGACGATATGCGCCGCCACCGCGATGGCAAAGCCGCGTCTTTCATTCCCCCGATTTGCGCCTGCCTCGGCCATGGTCGCAGCCTATTGCCCGCTATCTGAACCGTCGGTGAGCGCCGGATCGGTTGTGCGCGGCCCGGCGGTCTCCGATGCCTCGGCCCCCGTCGTCACCAGCGCGATGCGCGTCAGCCCGGCGCGGTTGAGTTCGCCCATCACGCGCATCACGCGGCCATAGTCGAGCCCCTTGTCGGCGCGCAGCATGATCTGGCGCGGCGGGTCCTCGCCCTCGTTCGCGCGCGCGATCGCGTCGAGCCGCGCGGGAAGCTCGGCCTCTGGCACCACTTCATCGCCGATATAGAGCGTGTCGTCGGCACCCACCGACAGCTGCACCGGCTCCTGCTCCTCGGTCTCGACCGGCTTGGCGCGGCTTTCGGGCAGGTCGATCGGGACGGCGGAGGCGAGCAAAGGCGCGGTAATCATGAAGATGATCAGCAGCACGAGCATCACGTCGACGAGCGGCGTGACGTTGATTTCCGACATCGGCGCGCGGCGATGGCCGCGCCTGCGCCGGGCGCCGGCGCCCGCGCCCGAAGGTCCGGTCATCGCCATCAGGCCTCGACCTCCAGTTCGCGGCTGAATGTCGCGTGCAGCCCGTCAGCGAAGCGGCCGAGCCGCGATTCGAGCCGGTTCAGCCGCTGCGAAAAGGCGTTGTAGGCGATCACCGCGGGGATGGCGGCGAACAGGCCGATCGCGGTCGCGAACAGCGCCTCGGCGATGCCCGGCGCGACGACGGCGAGGCTGCTGTTGTTTTCCGCCGCGATCGCCGTGAAGCTGCGCATGATGCCCCAGACGGTGCCGAACAGCCCGACGAAGGGCGCGACCGAACCGATGGTCGCGAGCGTGCCGATCTTCTCCGCAAGCCGGTCGACCTCACCCGCGATCGCGCTGTTCATCGCAATGCCCAGCCGTTCGCGCGTGCCGTCGCGGTCGATCAGCTTGCCCTTGGTCGAGCGGCGCCATTCGCTGATCCCCGCGCTCAGCACCTTGGCGCTCGGCAGTTCCTCGGCGCCATTCTTGTCAAAGAAACGGTCGATATTGTCGGCGCGCCAGAAATCGCGCTCGAACCGCTCCGACGCGCGCATCAGCTTGCCGACGCCGCGGCCGTGGGAAAAGATCACCGCCCAGACATAGATGGAGGCGGCGAGCAGGCCGATCATCACCGCCTTGACGATGATGTCCGCCTGAAGGAACAGCGCGACGGGGGACAGGGTGGCCGCATCGGCGGCCAGCGAGATATTGTCTAGCAAGGGATATTGTCTCCATTCATGATCGCGGTGAAGCGCTGCACCCAGTCGGCGGGCTGGCGCCGCGGCCGACCGCCGGGGGCCAGAAAGGCTGCCGTGACCTGCCCGTCGGTCAATGTCTCGCCGCTTAACGTGTCATTTGTGCGAAGGATGCGCTGGGCGATCACCACGCTCGCGCCGCGCACGGCTTTGACGGTGCTGACGACGAGCAGATCGTCGTCGAGCTTTGCGGGGCTGCGGTATTTGATCGAAAGGTCGGTGACCGCCCACGCGCCTTCGCCGCCCTCCATCGCCGCGCGCTGGTCGATGCCCGCGAGGCGCAGCATGTCCGATCGTGCGCGCTCCATATAGCGCAGATAATTGGCGTGATAGACGATGCCGCTGAGGTCGGTGTCCTCGAAATAGACACGCGCCCGATAATGATGTTCGGTCCCGACGAAGGCGCCGGGGACGAAGGGGGGTGGGGCATTTACCATCGTTTCGACCGATAGCCGCGCTTCGACTCGTCGCAAAGCCCTCATAAACGGCTCGTCGCAGATGAGCGCCGTTTGGTGGGAGATGATGGCGGAAATCCTCTACATTCCCGCGTGTTTCGTGCCCCTGCCGTCGCAGGGGCGCAGAGTCATTTGTCGAACAGCCCGTCCTGCGCTCCCGCGGGCGGATTGAGCCCCAGATGCTTCCACGCGCTTGCGTTGAGCGTCCGCCCGCGCGCGGTGCGGGCGATCAGGCCGATTTGCAGCAAATATGGCTCGATCACATCCTCGATCGTGTCGCGCGGCTCCGAAAGCCCCGCCGCAAGCGTTTCGACGCCCACGGGGCCTCCGCGATAAATGTCTGCGATCATAAGGAGATAGCGCCGATCCATCGCGTCGAGGCCCAGCGCGTCCACTTCGAGGCGGCTGAGCGCCGCATCGGCGGCGCGTGCATCGACGACCTCGTGCCCTGCGACGCTCGCAAAGTCGCGCACGCGGCGGAGCAGCCGCCCGGCGATGCGCGGCGTTCCGCGCGACCGCCGCGCGATTTCGAGCGCGCCGTCGGGCGCGATCGGCAATGACAACAGGCGCGCGGCGCGGCCGATCACCTGTTCGAGCTCGGCATGGGTGTAAAAGTTCAATCGCACCGGAATGCCGAAGCGATCGCGCAGCGGTGTCGTGAGCAGCCCCTGCCGCGTCGTCGCGCCGACGAGGGTGAATCGAGGCAGGTCGATACGAACCGAGCGCGCCGACGGCCCTTCGCCGATCATGATGTCGAGCGCGCGGTCCTCCATCGCGGGATAAAGGATTTCCTCGACCGCGGGCGACAGGCGGTGGATCTCGTCGATGAACAGGACGTCGCCGTCCTCCAGATTGGTGAGCAGCGCGGCAAGGTCGCCCGCCTTGGCAATCACGGGCCCGCTGGTCGAACGGAAGCCGACGCCAAGCTCGCGCGCGACGATCTGCGCCAGCGTCGTCTTGCCCAGCCCCGGCGGGCCGAAGAAAAGCACATGGTCGAGCGCATCGCCGCGCGCCTTCGCCGCCTCGATAAAGATGCGCAGATTCTCGCGCGCCGCCGCCTGGCCGACGAACTCGGCAAGCGTCCTGGGCCGCAGCGCCGCGTCGGCGTCCTCGGGGGTGCGGATGGGGGTGGTGAGGTCGGTCACTTCGCCGCCTTCTTCAGCGCCGCGCGCACCAGCGCGTCGAGCCCCGCCCCGGCGCCCAGTTCCTCGTTCGCCGCCGCGACCGCTGCACTTGCTTCGCCGGGCTTGAAGCCGAGGCCGGTGAGCGCGGCGACGGCATCACCAAGCGGGCCGGGGGCGGCCGACAGGGCAGGGCCGCCGCCTGCGATTCCGCCGAGCGTTCCCGCCTTGTCCTTCAGCTCGTGCGCGATGCGCTGCGCCAGCTTCGGCCCGACGCCGTTCGCGCGCGCGATCATCGCGCTGTCGCCGCTCGCGAGCGCGCGTTGCAAATCGGCGACTTCGAGCGCCGAGAGGATCGCGAGCGCGACCTTGGCGCCGACGCCCTGGACGCTGGTGAGCAGGCGGAACCAGTCGCGTTCCTCGGCCTTGGCAAAGCCCAGGAGGCGCAGGAAATCCTCGCCGACGAGCATTTCGGTGTGGATGGTGACCTCGCCGCCGGTGGGGCCAAGCGCGTCCAGGGTGCGCGCCGACGCCTCGACCAGATAGCCGACGCCGCCGACGTCGATCACCGCATGGCCTGCGCCGCTGCTGTCGAGCCGTCCGGTGAGTTTCGCGATCATGGCGCCTGCGTAGCGCGAGGAGAACGAAAAGGGAATCAATTTCCCTCTTTGTCAAAGTCACTCTGATTTCGTCAGACCGCACCTGATCCGGGACGGCCAATGTCTGGACGCGACCGGTTGCGGACGGTTCCTCTCCCCTCCCGCTTGCGGGAGGGGTCGGGGGTGGGCAGCGACGGTGCGGTAGCCCACCCCGCTGCGACTAACGAGCAAGCTCGCAAGTCTCGCTGCCCCTCCCGCAAGCGGGAGGGGAGAAAGTCAACATCCGCTTCCCACCCCAAAGCGGCCACCAAAAAAGCTGTCCTACATGGCCCGGCTGTGCCAGCCTTCATCCGGGCTCTTTCAAAATGTCGACAAATCGCTCGCAGCCCGGCGTGGGAACAGGAGCGTAAATCGCGCGCGACCTGCGCCGGGCGCGGTCAATCGGCCGCCGCACAAGGCTGACCTTTCCTGACCTTTGGACCGATTGCGCCGGGCCGCGCCGACCGCGTCGCACCCCGAAGCCGCCATTTCTCAGCGCGTCCGATGGTTCGCGTGGCAGATCGCGACCGCCAGCGCATCGGCGGCGTCCGCTCCCGCTACCTTCGCCCCCGGCAGCAGCACGCGCAGCATCGCCTGCACCTGCTCCTTCGCGGCGCCGCCGGTGCCGACGATCGCTTTCTTGACGAGGCGCGGAGCATATTCGGTGACGGGGAGTCCGCCGCGCGCGCAGGCGAGCAGCGCGACGCCGCGGGCGTGCGCGAGCTTCAAGGTCGATTGCGGATTGTCGTTGACGAACACCTCCTCGACCGCGGCGCAGCGGGGCGCATGATCGGCGATCACCGCCGCGAGCATCGTGTCGAGGTGCGCGAGCCGGTCGGGAAGCGGCGCCTTGGCGTCGGTCTTGAGCTGGCCGTTGGCGACATGGCCGATCCGGCTGCCCTCGACGCGGATCACGCCCCAGCCGGTGCAGCTCAAAGAGGGGTCGAGGCCGAGGATGATCATATTTTCGATCCTCCCCATCGACTTGCGATGGGGAGGTGGCAGTCCCGCAGGGACTGACGGAGGGGATGCGAGCGTAGCGAGCGCTGCGCGCTCGGCCCCTCCACCACTCGCTTCGCGAGCGGTCCCGCTCCCCATCGCAAGTCGATGGGGAGGATCTGCATCAGCCCAGTTTCTCCATCACCGCGTCGGGGATTTCGTAGTTGCCCCAGACGGTCTGGACGTCGTCGTCGTCGTCGAGCGTGTCGATCAGCTTGAACAGCGTCTGCGCGACGGCTTCGTCGGTAATTTCGCTCTTCAGCGTCGGACGCCAGGCGAGCTTGACGCCTTCGGCCTCGCCCAGCTTGGCTTCAAGCGCCTTCGCGACTTCGTGCAGGCTGTCAACGCTGGTCCAGATGTCGTGGCCGTCGTCGGACGATTCGACATCGTCGGCGCCGGCGTCGAGCGCCGCCTCGAACACCGTGTCGGCGTCGCCGGCGCCTGGCGGATAGCTGATGAGGCCAAGGCGGTCGAAGCCGTGGCTGACGCTGCCCGAGGTGCCGAGGTTGCCGCCATTCTTGCTGAACGCGGTGCGCACGTTGGTCGCGGTGCGGTTGCGATTGTCGGTGAGCGCCTCGACGATCAGCGAGACGCCGCCGGGGCCATAGCCTTCGTAACGGATTTCCTCGTAATTATCGCCTTCGCCGCCGCTCGCCTTGTCGATCGCGCGCTGGATATTGTCCTTGGGCATCGACTGCGCCTTCGCCGCGTTGACCGCCGCGCGAAGGCGGGCGTTGGCGTCGGGATCGGGCAGGCCCATCTTCGCCGCGACGGTGATTTCGCGGCTCAGCTTCGAGAAAAGGGCGCTGCGCTTTTTGTCCTGCGCGCCCTTGCGATGCATGATGTTCTTGAACTTGCTATGGCCGGCCACGGCCTACCTCCATCGGATCGGAAAAATCTGGCGCCGCCCTAGCGCGGGCGGCCGCGCGACACAACGGCGTCAGATGACGACCGCGGTTCCCGACGCGCTGACCATCAGCATCGAGCCGTTCTGGCCGAGCACTTCATAGTCGATGTCGACGCCGACGACGGCATTGCCGCCGAGCTTCGCCGCCTCGGCCTCCATCTCGCCCAGCGCTTCCTTGCGCGCGCGGGCGAGCACATCCTCATATTTGCCCGAGCGGCCGCCGACGATGTCGGTGATCGACGCGAACAGGTCGCGGAACAGGTTGGCGCCGACGATCACCTCGCCGGTGACGATGCCCAGATATTCGCGGACGGGATGGCCTTCGATCGTGTTGGTCGTGGTGCTGAACATCGTCGCTCTCCTGATAGTGGTCGGGTGGAAACGTCAGTCGATGCCGAGCGCCGATTTATAGACGTCGAGGATCGCTTCCATTTCCTTGCGGTCGTGAACCGGCATTTTGCGCAGGCGCACGATCTGGCGCATGATCTTGGGATCATAGCCCTGCGATTTGGCTTCGTTATAGGTGTCGCGGATGTCGTCGGCGATGCCCTTTTTTTCTTCTTCCAGACGTTCGACGCGCTCGATGAAAAGACGCAGCTGTTCGTCGGACACGGTGGCTTCGCTCATTTTATACTCCGCTGGAATGAAAGATGATGGGGCGAGAATCGCCCTTGGCGCGTCCCTAGCGGTGTCAGGGATTCTTCGCCATGCTTTCTTCCATCCGGGCGAGTTGTTCGGGGGTCGCGGCGACGTGGAAACGCGCTTTCCACTCCGCCGTCGGCATACCGTGGACGATCGCGCGGCCGACTTCCCTGTCCATGCCACCCGCCTCGGCGATCCAGTCGCCGAGGCAGTTGCGGCAGAAACCCGCAAGGCCCATCAGATCGATGTTCGCGGCGTCGTGACGATGCCGGAGCAGGCGGACAAGGCGGCGGAAGGCGGCTGCCGCGACGGCATCATCGAGCGAGTCGAGAGCGTCGTCGGGGGCGGATGTTTCGTCGCTGCAGGACATGGTTCGGGCCTTCTTGAATAGCTATACGGTGGTTGCGCTGGCGCGCGCGACGCGCCATGCCCTGCACACCGTAACGGCAAACAGGCAAGCGGAGCAATCGTGGTCCAGAGTTTTACCCCCCGCCAGCGCAAGGTGCGTATCCTGGCGACGCTTGGTCCCGCGAGCGCCAATGCGGAGATGATCGCCGCGCTGCACCGCGCGGGCGCCGATGCCTTTCGCGTCAATATGAGCCACGGCGACCATGCCGGCCATGCGCAGGTGATTGCAGCCATCCGTTCGCTCGAAAAAGAAACCGGGCGGCCGACGACGATCCTCGTCGACCTGCAGGGACCGAAGCTGCGCGTCGGCACGTTCAGAGACGGCCCCGCCGAACTGGTGAAGGGCGCGTCGTTCGTGCTCGACACCGACAAGGCGCCGGGTGACGCCAGCCGCGTTCACCTGCCGCACCCCGAGCTGTTCGCGGCGCTCGAACCCGACACGCGGCTGCTCATCGACGACGGCAAGCTGGTGCTCCGCGTGAAGCGCGTATCGGCCGAGCGGATCGAAACGCTGGTCGAGGTCGGCGGCAAGATTTCGGATCGCAAGGGCGTCAACGTCCCCGACGTCGTCGTGCCGCTCGCGGCCTTGACGGAAAAGGACCGCAAGGATCTGGCCTTCGCGCTCGAACAGCATGTCGACTGGATCGCGCTGTCGTTCGTGCAGCGACCCGAGGACGTTGCCGAGGCGCGGCGGCTGATCGGCGGCAAGGCGGCGTTGCTCGTCAAGTTCGAGAAGCCGTCGGGGGTGCAGCGGATCGAGGAGATATTGGAGCTGGCCGACGCGGCAATGGTCGCGCGCGGCGACCTGGGCGTCGAATTGCCGCCCGAAGCCGTGCCGCCGCTCCAGAAGCGCATCGTCGCGACCGCCCGGCGGATGGGCAAGCCGGTGGTCGTCGCGACGCAGATGCTCGAATCGATGATCGTCTCGCCCTCGCCGACGCGCGCGGAGGTCAGCGATGTCGCCACGGCGGTGTATGATGGCGCGGACGCGATCATGCTGTCGGCGGAGACCGCGGCGGGTGCGTGGCCGGTGGAAGCGGTCACGATGATGGACATGATCGCGCGTTCGGTCGAAAGCGACCCCGATTATTTCCGCCGTCTGCACTTCACCGAGACGCAGCCCGATGCGACCACCGCCGACGCGCTGGCCGAGGCGGCGGGCAGCATCATCACGACGATCGCCGCCGATGCGATCATCTGTTTCACCGCATCGGGATCGACCGCGCGCCGCGTCGCGCGCGAGCGGCCGGGCGCGCCCCTGCTCGTGCTGACTCCCAGGAAAGAGGCGGCGCGGCGCATGGGGCTGCTGTGGGGCGCCCATGCGGTGCCGACCAAGGACATCGGCAGCTTTGAGGAGATGATCGCCAAGGGCAAGCGCATGGCGCTGCGCCACGGGATCGGCAAGGCGGGATCGAAGCTGGTGATGATGGCGGGCGTGCCGTTCGGCACGCCGGGGTCGACCAATGTGCTGCACGTCGCGACGCTGACCGGCGACGAATTGCGCGGATATAGTTGAGCTTTCGCTTGCACCTTATCCGTCATCCCGGCCTTCGCCGGGATGACGATTAGAATCCAATCCGCATTTCTGCTTCACTCCGGCACAATCCTTACCGCGCGATTCACAAAAAAACGGAGCTGATTCAGATCGGCACGACTAAAAATGGTAAATGGTCTTTGCACCATTGACGCCGCGCGGCATAGTTGGTGCAAACAGCGCGCCGGGCCCGCGTCGGGGGGCTTCGCATCGCCATTTCGGAGGTTTAGTCCGCGTGTCCGCACCGTTCCGTTTTCCGCGCTTTTTCGTCACCAGCCCGGCGCCCTGCCCCTATCTGGCGGGCAAGACCGAGCGCAAGGTGTTCACCGAACTCAGCGGCAACAATGCGGCGGAACTCAACGACGCGCTGGGCCGCATCGGTTTTCGTCGCAGCCAGTCGGTCGCCTATCGCCCGAGCTGCGCCGATTGTTCGGCGTGCGTGTCGGTCCGCGTGTGCGCCGGCGAGTTCGCCCCCAGCAATTCGCAGAAGCGCAACCTGCGCCGCAACGGCGATCTGGTCGTCACCGCGTGCAAGCCCTGGGCGACCGAGGAGCAATATGCGTTGCTGCGCGCCTATCTCGCGTCGCGCCATCCCGATGGCGGCATGGCCGATATGGACGAGCAGGATTTCGCCGACATGGTCGAGCAGACCCCGGTCGACAGCTATATGATCGAATATCGCGAGCCCGTCGCGGGCGGCGGCAAGGGACGCCTTGTCGGCTGCTGCCTGACCGACCGGCAGGGCGACGGCCTGTCGATGATATACAGCTTCTTCGACGCGCATCATCCGCTGCGCGAGGGGCTGGGCACCTATATCATCGCCGACCATGTGCTTCGCGCGGCGAAGGCAGGGCTGCCGTACGTCTATCTTGGTTACTGGATCGAGGGGTCGGCGCGCATGGCGTACAAGGCGCGCTTCCGCCCGCTCGAGAAGCTCGGCCCCGATGGCTGGTCGCGCTTTGATCCGACGCCGTCGGAGCGGATCGCGGCGATGTTCGAACTGGCTTGATCGGTGGCGGCTTTTGGGGTGGGGCGTTGCTGTTCCCTTATCCGTGATCCCGGCGAAGCCTGTGGGGTGGGTCCACATTTGGAGTGTACCAGTTGGGTAAGGAATGCCTTGGCTGGGGTTAGGGGGTTGAGACATTATCGAGGGGCATTGTTGTAAGCGCGATCGGGGCGGCGGCTTTTCCGGGGTTCTTGTGATGAGCGTGAGGCGCGAGCTGCGTTCGTGGGCGGGGAGGATGGCTTGGCCATGACTTGCAAACGGCATGCGATCGGCATTCCAATGGGCGCGGCAATCGCACATCGCTCCTCAAGCGATAACTGGCGGCAACGCTCTCCCATCGCAACACCTCAAGCTGGGGTTGCGCTTCGTTTGTGAACGAAGGGGCTCTCGACCTATCGCAAAGACGCACCGGTGAGATCCCGGCCCCTTCGACTGCCTTGCAGGCGCTCAGAACAGGCTTCGCCAGGATGGCGAAATCAGATGTCAGTAGCCTAAGGTGAGGTCCACCCGCGGCTCCACCGACTCGCCCTTTTTCCAGCGGTCCAGATTTTCGAGGAAGCGCGCGGCCGACCGCACGAACATCTTGTCCTGCGCGCGACCCGACAGGTGCATGGTGATGTGCGCATTGTCGAGGCTCCACAGCGGGTCGTCGGCGGGGAGCGGTTCGGGCGTCGTGACGTCGAGGAAAGCGGCGGCGATCTGCCGCGCGTCGAGCGCGGCGACGAGCGCGTCCTGATCGACGACGCTGCCGCGCGCGATGTTGATGAGCGTCGCGGTCGGCTTCATCGCCGCCAGTTCCGCCGCACCGATCATGCCATCGGTTTCGGGGGTGGCGGGGACCGCCAGGATCACCCAGTCGAAATCGCCCAGCCGCGCGCGCCACCGGTCGGGGGTCAGCGTATTTTCGCCCGGCGAGCGGCGCACCACCGTCACATCGACCGCAAAGCCCTTCAGCCGCTCCTCGATCAGCTTGCCGATCGCGCCATAGCCGAGCAGCAGCGCCTTCGATCCGAACAGTTCAACCTTGCCCGGCGAGTCCGTCAGCCACTCGCGGCGTTCCTGCGCGCGCACGACCTCGCGGTATCCCTTGGCGACGGTGAGCATCCCCATCACGACATATTCGGCGATGGTGATCGCGTTGATCCCCGCGCCATTGGTGACGACCGTGCCGCGCTCGGCAAGCAGGTCGAGCGGCATCCCGTCGACCCCGGCGTAGATCGAGTTCAGCCATTTGAGGTTGGTCGCGGCGGTGATGACCGCGGCCATGTCCTTCTTGTCATACATGTCGAACCAGCCGATCTCGGCGTGCGGCGCGAGCGCCATCGCCTCCTCCTTCGACTGGAAAAAGCGGGGTTCGACCCAGTCGGGGAGGCGGTTTTCGACGAGGGGGCGGATGAGGCCCGACAGGACGGTGACGGTTTTGGTCATAAACGATCCTTCTGATCCTCCCCATCGCAAGTCGATGGGGAGGATATTCTATGCCTCCAGCCGCCAGTCCCAGCCGAGCGGGTCGCCGTCCATCACCTCGACCCCGGCGGCGATGAGTTCGTCGCGGAGCTTGTCGGAGGTGGCGAAGTCCTTGGCGGCGCGCGCTTCCTTGCGGCGGGTGAGGATCTCCTCGATTTCGACTTCGGTGATGGTGGCGGCCCTGGGACGGATGCGGAGGTCGGCGCGCGATAGCGACAGTATATTGAGCCCAAGCACCGCGTCCATCGCGGCGAGCGCCGCGCGCTTCTGGTCCGCGTCGACCTTTTTCATCGCCGCCGCTTCTTCGAGCAGGGTCAGCGCGACGGGCGTGTTGAGGTCGTCCGACATGGCGGCGTCAAACTTTGCGAGCAGGTCTGCGATCCTCCCCGGAACGGGGAGGGGGATCGGCGAAGCCGGTGGAGGGGGTGGGCGGTCTTGCGCTGCGTCCGCTGAAGGACGCGCCCCCCCTCCGTCATCGCTGCGCGATGCCACCTCCCCGTTCCGGGGAGGATCGAGCTTTTCGACTGCCATCACCAGGCGTTTGAGCCGCGTCAGCGCCGCACCCAGCCCCTCCCACGAAAACTCCAGCTCGCTGCGATAATGCGCCTGCAGGCACATCAGGCGATAGGCGAGGGGGTGATAGCCCTTGTCGATGAGCAGTTGCAGGCGCAGGAACTCGCCGCTCGATTTCGACATCTTGCCCGATCGTTCGACGAGGAAATTATTGTGCATCCAGAAACGCGCGCCGCTGTCGGCCGAGCAGCTGTGCGCCTGATTCTGCGCGATTTCGTTCGGGTGGTGGATCTCGCGGTGGTCGATGCCGCCGGTGTGGATGTCGAAGGGGAAGCCGAGCAAAGCCTCCGACATCACCGAACATTCGAGGTGCCAGCCGGGCGCGCCGCGGCCCCATGGGCTGTCCCATTCCATCTGGCGTGTCTCGCCCGCGGGAGTCTTCCGCCAGATCGCGAAGTCCTCGTCATTGCGTTTGCCCGCAACAGGTTCAACACGAGGGGCCTTAAAAAAGGCGCGCGATTCATTCAACGACCGCTGTAGAGCTGCAGGAAAATCATCTTCACTTGCTTCAGCCGCTACCTGCCAAATAGCTCGAAGTGACTGATATTTTTTGAGTGATTTCCGTTTATAGAAATCGTCAATGACAGCAATAAAGTCGATGACCAATTTTCGCAGCGCGTCGATGCGTTCTTTGGCACCAGCAATGTCCTTCGCGGCCTTTTGTCGCTGGATCAGTTTCTGCATTTCCGCGAGAAGATCGTCTTCGCGCGCGAGGCGACCATAATCGGGGACGGTCTTGGTATTGAAATAGAGACCGCTATCCAGCTCGTAGCAATGCTTGTCGGCGATCGCTTTCGCGAACTCGATCATCTGCGGGACATAATCGGTGGCGATCGACCAGTGTGCGGGCTGGCGGATGTTGAGCGCTTTCACGTCGGCCCAATAGGCCTCGGTATAGTGGCGCGCGATGTCCCAGATCGATTGCGCTTTCTCGGCGGCGGCCTTTTCCAGCTTGTCCTCGCCCGCGTCGGCGTCGTCGGTCAGATGGCCGACGTCGGTGATGTTGATCACGTGGGTGAGCTTGTAGCCCTTGAACGACAGGGTGCGCCCCAGCGTGTCGGCGAAGACATAGGCGCGCATATTGCCGATATGCGGATAGTTATAGACCGTCGGGCCGCAGCTGTAGACGCGCGCCTCGCCGGGGTGGACGGGCCGGAACTCTTCGAGCTTGCGCGTCAGGCTGTTGAACAGCTTGAGCGGCGCGCCGGAGGCAGGGGAGGGGGCGTCGGTCATACCCCGCGCCCATGCCCCGCGCCGGGGCGATCCGTCAACCGAAAGGCGGCTTATTCGGCGGGCGGGGTCCACAGATCGTCGTTGCCCGCGCCGGTCACCGGATCGTCGACGAGCGGCTCGCCGCTGAGCGGATCGACGTCGCGCATCGTGATGAGCGCCTGTCGCAGGTCAAAGCCGCCGGTCCGTGCATCGTCCCTGTCGCCCTCGATCTCTTCCTCGATCACGTCCTGCACCGGGAAACCTCCGTCGCCGTCGCGGTCAAAGGGGATGCAAGCGGCGGGGCTGGAGATCAGGCAGCCATTAACCGTCGACCGCGGGTCATAGCTGCCGACAATGGGGGCGATGCCGTTGACCGTCACGCGCTGAAGCGCCTGGAGCCCGGTGACCGGTCCGTTGGGGCCCAGATGCACCCCGTTGATGACAATCCGCGACGCACCCTCGGTCACAACGTCGATCCCGCCTGCTCCGAAGGTCAGACCACGGCGCTCCCCGAGCGTGGTTCCGGCGCCGCTGTTCTGGACATAGAAGCCGCCGACGACCTCGGCGCGGATGCCGCGCGCGAAGAGCGCGCCTTCATCAAGGACGATGCCGTCATTCTGGGTGAGGCGCCCGTTGATCGCGTCGGTCGTCGCCGCCGCGCCGACGTCGGCGATCGCCGCGGCGGTCGCGACGATGATGTCGTCGGACACCATATTGAGTTGGCCCGCCGGCGCGGCGCCGTTGACGAGGCGAATGCTGCCCTGGCCCAGTATGACCTCGAGCGCGTCGTTCGCGATCAGATTCAGCGCGTTGGCATCGGTCAGCCCGGTGAGTTCGACATCGCCGATGACGCGCATCTTGCCCGGCGTGCGGATCGTCAACGCGCCATTGGCGCCGAGGTTCGAGCCGGGCGCGCCGCCCGCGAGCGTGAAACCGTCGACGATCACATCGGGCGGCGCGGCCGATCCGACCGATCCACCGCCCACAGATGCCACTTCGGGTGCGAAAATCTCGATCTGGGTAGCGAACAGGCGGGTGAGTTCGTCGGCGTCGATATAATAGCCCGAGACGCTGCCGCCCGGCGCGCCGCCCACGAAGGTCTGGTTGTCATTATTGTTGTTCGCGACCGACAAGGCCGTGGTGATGCCTGCCGTTCCGACCCGCCCGTCCGGATCGATCGCAATGTCCGCCGATGCGAGTGAAATGGCCTGCCCCGTGACGATGCCGGCTATGCCGAGCGACGATAGCGCCGTGGCGCTGAGATCGCCTGCCACCGTCACCGTGTCGAGGTTCAGGACGCCGCCGTTGCCCGCGAGGATCGCGTCGGCGGCGGTCAGCGCAGTGATCGTCATCACGGGGCCTTGCGTCGCGAGATCGGCGGTGCCTGCGACGCTGCCGCTGCCGAGCGACAGATCGCCGTTCGCGCGGACGAAGGCGTCGCCGACATCGGTGGCGAGCGTCTGAAAGGCCATGTCACCG is a genomic window of Sphingopyxis sp. FD7 containing:
- a CDS encoding DUF1244 domain-containing protein, giving the protein MSCSDETSAPDDALDSLDDAVAAAAFRRLVRLLRHRHDAANIDLMGLAGFCRNCLGDWIAEAGGMDREVGRAIVHGMPTAEWKARFHVAATPEQLARMEESMAKNP
- a CDS encoding D-2-hydroxyacid dehydrogenase, yielding MTKTVTVLSGLIRPLVENRLPDWVEPRFFQSKEEAMALAPHAEIGWFDMYDKKDMAAVITAATNLKWLNSIYAGVDGMPLDLLAERGTVVTNGAGINAITIAEYVVMGMLTVAKGYREVVRAQERREWLTDSPGKVELFGSKALLLGYGAIGKLIEERLKGFAVDVTVVRRSPGENTLTPDRWRARLGDFDWVILAVPATPETDGMIGAAELAAMKPTATLINIARGSVVDQDALVAALDARQIAAAFLDVTTPEPLPADDPLWSLDNAHITMHLSGRAQDKMFVRSAARFLENLDRWKKGESVEPRVDLTLGY
- a CDS encoding arginyltransferase, yielding MSAPFRFPRFFVTSPAPCPYLAGKTERKVFTELSGNNAAELNDALGRIGFRRSQSVAYRPSCADCSACVSVRVCAGEFAPSNSQKRNLRRNGDLVVTACKPWATEEQYALLRAYLASRHPDGGMADMDEQDFADMVEQTPVDSYMIEYREPVAGGGKGRLVGCCLTDRQGDGLSMIYSFFDAHHPLREGLGTYIIADHVLRAAKAGLPYVYLGYWIEGSARMAYKARFRPLEKLGPDGWSRFDPTPSERIAAMFELA
- the pyk gene encoding pyruvate kinase codes for the protein MVQSFTPRQRKVRILATLGPASANAEMIAALHRAGADAFRVNMSHGDHAGHAQVIAAIRSLEKETGRPTTILVDLQGPKLRVGTFRDGPAELVKGASFVLDTDKAPGDASRVHLPHPELFAALEPDTRLLIDDGKLVLRVKRVSAERIETLVEVGGKISDRKGVNVPDVVVPLAALTEKDRKDLAFALEQHVDWIALSFVQRPEDVAEARRLIGGKAALLVKFEKPSGVQRIEEILELADAAMVARGDLGVELPPEAVPPLQKRIVATARRMGKPVVVATQMLESMIVSPSPTRAEVSDVATAVYDGADAIMLSAETAAGAWPVEAVTMMDMIARSVESDPDYFRRLHFTETQPDATTADALAEAAGSIITTIAADAIICFTASGSTARRVARERPGAPLLVLTPRKEAARRMGLLWGAHAVPTKDIGSFEEMIAKGKRMALRHGIGKAGSKLVMMAGVPFGTPGSTNVLHVATLTGDELRGYS
- a CDS encoding DUF2312 domain-containing protein, encoding MSEATVSDEQLRLFIERVERLEEEKKGIADDIRDTYNEAKSQGYDPKIMRQIVRLRKMPVHDRKEMEAILDVYKSALGID
- a CDS encoding cysteine--tRNA ligase; amino-acid sequence: MTDAPSPASGAPLKLFNSLTRKLEEFRPVHPGEARVYSCGPTVYNYPHIGNMRAYVFADTLGRTLSFKGYKLTHVINITDVGHLTDDADAGEDKLEKAAAEKAQSIWDIARHYTEAYWADVKALNIRQPAHWSIATDYVPQMIEFAKAIADKHCYELDSGLYFNTKTVPDYGRLAREDDLLAEMQKLIQRQKAAKDIAGAKERIDALRKLVIDFIAVIDDFYKRKSLKKYQSLRAIWQVAAEASEDDFPAALQRSLNESRAFFKAPRVEPVAGKRNDEDFAIWRKTPAGETRQMEWDSPWGRGAPGWHLECSVMSEALLGFPFDIHTGGIDHREIHHPNEIAQNQAHSCSADSGARFWMHNNFLVERSGKMSKSSGEFLRLQLLIDKGYHPLAYRLMCLQAHYRSELEFSWEGLGAALTRLKRLVMAVEKLDPPRNGEVASRSDDGGGARPSADAAQDRPPPPPASPIPLPVPGRIADLLAKFDAAMSDDLNTPVALTLLEEAAAMKKVDADQKRAALAAMDAVLGLNILSLSRADLRIRPRAATITEVEIEEILTRRKEARAAKDFATSDKLRDELIAAGVEVMDGDPLGWDWRLEA